In Cryptococcus gattii WM276 chromosome B, complete sequence, the DNA window GAGAGGCATGCTCAAGAGCAAAAGATGCAGCGCGCGCATGGTGATGTCTACGAGAGGGAGAGTGACCGTCGAGAGGGGAATTGTGGCGAGCGAGGGCAAGCGTGGGGAGGACAAGTACGAGAGAGATGAGATTGGTGGCAAGCATGGTTGTGGATGGGCTCGGAAGGAAGTCGGGGTGGATAAGAGCAGAGTATTGAAAGAGCGTGGAGGAAAAGAGTGTAAATCACTATGTAACCGGTGAGCAGATGCGGGCAGACAGCTGAATTAGGGAAGGGAATTGTGGGTAGCCACGGGCAAGACAAAAcaaggagaggagaagtGTATACTTACGCTTGAGATCAAGACCAAGTATGCGACGCACAGACCAGCAGAGCGACAGGGATAGCGAAGGGCTCCTTTATCGGCGAGGTGGAAGGACAGTGGAGGAATATCCTGGCTGTAGAcggaagagatggatgggGGATGGTGGATGGATGGCGAGGAAAGATGGATGGAAatggatggatggaagAAAGAACGAGACGAGGAGAGAATTGCGCGCCGCTGTTGATCTCTCTCTCGAATGAATGTGTTGCTTCAAAATGCCAAGCTTTTACGCCCACATCCATCGTACTCAAttccccttcctctttctcccaTGGGCATGCATATCTCCATTCTCCTCATATCCACGCATCTACCTCCACGCCGTACATCATTCGAATACTTCACATGCAAGCACAAGTAGGCCAGGCTTGGACTTTGTGCGTTGTTTGGTTCACCGTCAGACGCGCCaggttttttttttagGGTCAAACCCTTCGTCCCTTGCTTCCGCTTTTTTGTCCTCATCGCCCGATGTGGCACTTATTGCACCAATTCTCTACCCTCTTTCGTCATTCCCACTGCATTCTGCACTTCATTACGTTCTGCATTACCAACATCTCGTTATGTATGGATGACCTTTATAGCTTCACAGTCGATATAGTTCAATGTTTACTTGGTAGATTGCAATGCTATATCCTGTATAAATGCCAAGCAGAAACAACACGTTCGTCGCTGACGTCGTACAGatatcatcatcttcttcgctcTTCATTCGTTAAGCAACTCCGTCCGGCGACTTTTCAGCTCCTTTACTGTCTAACTGCGCGTCTTCGCGATCATTAATGTCCTTCTCCTTACCCTTCCCTTTACTTTCCCTTAATATTTTGTCGGGATCAGACGTTTGCGATGTTATATGGTTCACAGGGACGACAGATCCTCTCGAGTTAATCTGTGAAAGAGGATACGTCGGTTGTGGAGAACGTCGATCCGTAGACACCGACGATGGACGGGGTTGGGATCGATTGGATGAAGGTCCTGCctcctgctgctgccgctgctgctgctgctgcaaAGCGTGTTGGTTGGATTGGGATAAAGACGTGTCAGAGTAAGTTGGATCGAGGGCATTGGCTGAGGCCTATGAAAAACAGTCAAGTTCCGCGATGCAAGTAATCCTAATGGAAACCCACTATGGCCGCACCAGCGTCTGGTACCTTATCAATAGGCGCTTGTCGATATTCATACCCTGTCTTGACTCGATTATTCGACGTCGCCTCCCTGTGCACTCGTCAATACTCTTCCGGGCCAGAGATAATTATTGCAAACTTGCCTGATTTCTGCCCGTAGATCCTCAATACTCCACCAATTTAAGGAGCCAAATATCACGTTCCTACGCCAGAGAGATGCCCCAGAAAGTTTAGTGTCGATGGGAGGAAGGTAGGCGTGGGCATGTAAATGCGCATGAGGAGATTGTGGATCCTCTTTCGGACGTCTCAGCTGGTGACCATTCGCCCACGGGCAGACTCACTTATAATGCTTCCTACGAATCCCACTTGCAATTTTTCTTTTCCCGTGCCTCTTTCCACATCGTCGCCTGCAGTAGCACCAGCAGAATTCAATATTTGCGAGGCTGTGTCGAGTACGTGGCTCAACAGTGGTATATCGGATGCGCCCTTTTTTCCGTATCAGTCCGGCCAATGTCATGCgacaaaaaaaaaaattatAAACTCACAAATTCGTACACACTCTGCAGGTGCTCATTTACCACGACGATGATATGTCTACCATCCTGACAAAGTCTCTCGTTTCCCTCTGCCTTGTAAACTGTAATGTCTTTATCATGATACACAATCTCTCTGCCTCCCACCCTGTTCCCTGTCCTCCGCCCTTCCGGCGCAGGGCTCTGAGTTCTCTCGAATGGGTGATGATAGGGCAAGCGCGCACCAGAATCTGCAAAACTCGCAGCCAATGATTGTGCCTGCGACGACGACGGTAATGGTGTTGTGCTGCCTTGCGGGGAGAGCGCcggtgaagaaggattaCTCCCACAACTTCTCACAAGTCCACATAACACACACCCAGGATGCGTCATCGCCCCGCTATGAAGTAACGGCGCATTTGAAGGCGAGACTTGACGTAAATGTTCTGGTCTTGCACTGAGACGGCTGGAGGAGCTTGCTGGGCGAGCCGGAAGCGACTTGTTGTACACAGGAGATGGATAGGAAGATTGGCGTGAAGGAAGCTGAACGTTAGATTGTATATATGCGAAACGGGAATCAAAGGTAGACTCGTGTGCAAGGGTTCCGCTACCACCTGTTTCGCTCATCGTGGTAGGCAATCAAAAAGGCAAGTTGAACGAGGAAAGAATGGAGAGCGAGGATGGTGGAAAAGGCGGTTCGGGACTAGTTGTACTCGCAAAGCGGAGTGGTGGCGGGTAATATGTGGACCAAAAGCCAGAGGGAAGATGAGCGATGGGTGATGGCGAATGGGCAGATCTGAAAAAACGAAAACAATTCGATACTAAATACAACTAGTCAGGCGCGGGAGTGGTGCGTAACCAGGGGTGATGATGGGCCAGACTACAGCGGAAAGACGGTCGGATATAGGTATTACGTATAGAGGTGGACGGGAGATCGGAtaggaggaggagggtTGTTTTTATGACTATCAGATGGTGCAAGTTCGTTGGAGATGAATGGCTGAACTTGCGGACTGCGACGTGAGGCCGCGGAAATAGGAAAAATCACAGCATCACACATCCAGGCTTTTGAAGGACCTGAAAACCCTATAGCCGGAAAGAACCCTATATAGTCATAGCTATAGCCCACCTTCTATCCTCTATACTCTCCTGTCTCTTGCCTGCCTCCTAGCAGTGGAACCAGCAATCCAACCCACACAAGCACCCAGTCACATTTCGGCTTGTCACAACAATTGTTCTTTCGCCCTCCTCAAAAAGCTCCTCGCGCCCTTGTCCTCGTCCTACACCCTTCTTTGACCCTCCCTTTTCTCGTTGGGCACACCACGGCGATCCAGTAGGCCACGTACTGTCCCTCTGTACTAGTTCCAGCAAGAGAATAGTAGTAACTTTCATGCATGCATCAGTCGAGGGGGTTTTTACCTTGCCCAGTATATGTTACGTAATCCTCCACCTCATAGTGGCCGTGCAAGTAAGTGCCGGCGGTCAATCAGTCCGACTGGATTTCGCTACCCTATCACGATCACCCGAGCATATATCCATCTGTTCTGTTGAAACAGCTTGCCACATTTAGGCTTGTCTAATGGCTTTGCCCTTTCCTCTCTCCGCTACGTATTGGTCAACCTGGTCACCAATCCGTCCCTCGGCCACTGTGATAGAATCTGTGCAGCGAGACCAAGGAGAAGAGTGGATCGGCAGCTGGGATGCCGTCGGTCTCTACGAAGCGTTAGCCCtttcttccccttccttGCGATTGCTGTAATCTGATTACGCCGTAGGAATGACAAACAACCAGGCTACCAGACAATATCTTTACACATCACTACGCACCGTCTGATACTCATTCCATCTGACAGCCATCCAACTCGTACTCCGTCACTACAAACGCATCTGTCGTATGTCCGTAATACCGAATATTACTCTGGCTTTATGCGTAGTTCGCCTAAAGTGACTCTCACTCTTGGAAATCCCCAGTCCAGAGACAATGATCCCTCAGTTGAAAGCTCTGGAACGTGGACCTGTCGGGTGTGTGGATATGTTAACGAAAGAAAGGGATTGGGCAAATCGGGCAAGTGTGGGCTATGTGGTGTACCATATGCTCAAGCTGTAGCATCGCCCAGCGCATCAACATTGCCTTCACGAGCTGGTACACCTAACTCATCAGGCTTTACTCCCAAGGCGTCTACAGCCGATGAcaaagaggatgagggaaAGATCGCCTGCCCTACCTGTACATTCCTTAATTCGGCATTGCTCCGAAACTGCGAAATTTGCACAACACCTCTCCCGCGGCTCCGCCAGCCTAACCACGCCAGGGAAAAACCAGAGAAACAGCAAGTCGTGAGACTAAGTTTTCGCAAAGGAGGGGACAAAGAGGCGTATAAAAAACTCACGAGTGTCCTTGGAGACAAGGCATGGGAACGCGAGGGTCATTCCAATGCTCAAGCTATGAATCCCAACGGTGAGAGATCAGGAGCCGGGATTGGTAAGTTTGGCGCCCTCCATAGTTTCTTAAACTGTTTGCTGAAATGGTGTAGATGGCATTCTTCAATCGATTGATTTATCGACGAAAGCCCAAGATACCCACATGCAAACAGCGTTTGCAGATCTTGAAGCACTCATGCTCCGTGCAGGTGAGATGGTTCGCCTAGCACAGTCTCTCAATCAGAAGCTCTCCTCGCAACAAGCTGCCGCGTCAAGTCCCAGCGGTTCACCTCATGGACAGACCacagaggaagaggctACTATGATTCGTACATCGCTCGTGCAACTTGGCCTTGCGACACCCGCTTTAACCAAAGAGATGGTCAACAATGAGCGGGCTTATCATGAAGGGCTTGCAAAAGAGCTGGGAGGATTATTGACCGGCAGGGATGGGGAAAGGGGGTTAATGGTGGGcgagaaaggaagaggggtCGTGGCATTAGATGAGGTTTGGGGGCTGTGGATGCGCGCCAGAGGCGTTGGTGAGTCCCTGGTCTCTCTTTTTTTAATTTTCTAATATGAGGTCAGATAGCTAACGATCCTTAGCATTATTATCACCACAAGCACTGATTGATACTTTACCTTACCTTCCTAACCATACCTCCCCTTCCATCCATTCACTGCGCCTCCCTTCTAGTCTAATGGTCTTACATACTCCGACATTTTCAATATCGTCAATTCTATCTCGAACTCTCAACCGCTTAGAACCTTCGTCCACTGACACCGATCCCACTGGTTCCTCGCCTTTCGAAAaatccttctctctccttgAATTTGCTTCGACCGAATCATTGCCTATAGGACTGGCACAAGAATTTGTGGAACTCATGGAATCACAAGCAGGTCTGGTCAGAGACGACCAAGCCGGACAAGGGGATGGCGGTGTTAGATGGTATCGAGATATTATCAGCCCATAAATTATTGGATTGAGTATTTTCGCATCTGTTTCATGTTGTACGACTCGGTCTGTTGTATGATTACCATGATATGGTTAAATAAATGCTGCATGCGATGTTATTAATGTACATTACTTATTTCTTCGGAGAGTGGTGATAAACACAGGAAAGATTGTTAGTTCCATTTCTCTTCGATTACAACGCCCTCTCCTTCCAACGAACTCAAAACTCCTGTCCACACTTCTCGTTCATATGGTCCTGTCACACCTCTTACCTTCACGTCTCCATCCGCCACCCTTAAAGCCGCAAATGCCAATGTCTTACCAACTGTAATGCTCATGGAAGACTGAGTCGGGCTGGCAATATGGCGAAGAGATGCTGTCACTTGCTGTGTATCACCAGAGGGTGTTGAGATAGTGAACgaatgatgaaggag includes these proteins:
- a CDS encoding ESCRT-II subunit protein VPS36 (Similar to TIGR gene model, INSD accession AAW40811.1) — protein: MRSSPKVTLTLGNPQSRDNDPSVESSGTWTCRVCGYVNERKGLGKSGKCGLCGVPYAQAVASPSASTLPSRAGTPNSSGFTPKASTADDKEDEGKIACPTCTFLNSALLRNCEICTTPLPRLRQPNHAREKPEKQQVVRLSFRKGGDKEAYKKLTSVLGDKAWEREGHSNAQAMNPNGERSGAGIDGILQSIDLSTKAQDTHMQTAFADLEALMLRAGEMVRLAQSLNQKLSSQQAAASSPSGSPHGQTTEEEATMIRTSLVQLGLATPALTKEMVNNERAYHEGLAKELGGLLTGRDGERGLMVGEKGRGVVALDEVWGLWMRARGVALLSPQALIDTLPYLPNHTSPSIHSLRLPSSLMVLHTPTFSISSILSRTLNRLEPSSTDTDPTGSSPFEKSFSLLEFASTESLPIGLAQEFVELMESQAGLVRDDQAGQGDGGVRWYRDIISP
- a CDS encoding Hypothetical protein (Similar to TIGR gene model, INSD accession AAW40812.1; CNA02390), encoding MTHPGCVLCGLVRSCGSNPSSPALSPQGSTTPLPSSSQAQSLAASFADSGARLPYHHPFERTQSPAPEGRRTGNRVGGREIVYHDKDITVYKAEGNERLCQDGRHIIVVVNEHLQSVYEFGASDIPLLSHVLDTASQILNSAGATAGDDVERGTGKEKLQVGFVGSIIKDPQSPHAHLHAHAYLPPIDTKLSGASLWRRNVIFGSLNWWSIEDLRAEIREATSNNRVKTGYEYRQAPIDKVPDAGAAIASANALDPTYSDTSLSQSNQHALQQQQQRQQQEAGPSSNRSQPRPSSVSTDRRSPQPTYPLSQINSRGSVVPVNHITSQTSDPDKILRESKGKGKEKDINDREDAQLDSKGAEKSPDGVA